A window from Bacillus sp. (in: firmicutes) encodes these proteins:
- a CDS encoding YgzB family protein, producing the protein MGLKYSSKINKIRTFALLLIFVGIAIMYVGIFFKTTAWVMVSFIFLGFLFIIASTLVYFWIGMLSTKTIQVVCPSCNKPTKMLGRVDLCMYCNEPLTLDPNLEGKEFDEKYNSKKK; encoded by the coding sequence ATGGGTTTAAAATATTCTAGTAAAATCAATAAAATTCGTACATTTGCACTTCTACTCATTTTTGTTGGTATTGCAATTATGTACGTCGGCATATTCTTTAAAACTACTGCCTGGGTTATGGTAAGTTTTATTTTTCTTGGCTTTTTATTTATAATCGCAAGTACGCTTGTTTACTTTTGGATTGGTATGCTCTCAACGAAAACGATACAAGTTGTTTGTCCATCCTGTAACAAACCGACAAAAATGCTTGGTCGTGTAGATTTATGTATGTACTGTAATGAGCCGTTAACATTAGACCCGAATCTTGAAGGCAAGGAATTTGATGAAAAATACAATTCAAAAAAGAAATAA